One genomic segment of Manis javanica isolate MJ-LG chromosome 7, MJ_LKY, whole genome shotgun sequence includes these proteins:
- the TIAL1 gene encoding nucleolysin TIAR isoform X8 yields the protein MDARVVKDMATGKSKGYGFVSFYNKLDAENAIVHMGGQWLGGRQIRTNWATRKPPAPKSTQENNTKQLRFEDVVNQSSPKNCTVYCGGIASGLTDQLMRQTFSPFGQIMEIRVFPEKGYSFVRFSTHESAAHAIVSVNGTTIEGHVVKCYWGKESPDMTKNFQQVDYSQWGQWSQVYGNPQQYGQYMANGWQVPPYGVYGQPWNQQGFGVDQPPSAAWMGGFGAQPPQGQAPPPVIPPPNQAGYGMASYQTQ from the exons AT GGATGCCCGAGTAGTTAAAGACATGGCAACTGGAAAATCCAAAGGCTATggttttgtatctttttataacAAACTG GATGCAGAAAATGCAATTGTGCATATGGGAGGTCAGTGGTTGGGTGGTCGTCAAATCAGAACCAACTGGGCCACTCGTAAACCACCTGCACCTAAAAGTACACAAGAAA ATAACACTAAGCAGTTGAGATTTGAAGATGTAGTAAACCAGTCAAGTCCAAAAAATTGTACTGTGTACTGTGGTGGAATTGCTTCTGGGTTAACAG atcAGCTTATGAGACAGACATTCTCACCATTTGGACAAATTATGGAAATAAGAGTTTTTCCAGAGAAGGGCTATTCATTTGTCAG ATTTTCAACCCATGAAAGTGCTGCCCATGCCATTGTTTCAGTGAATGGCACTACGATCGAAGGACATGTGGTTAAATGCTATTGGGGTAAAGAATCTCCTGATATGACTAAAAACTTCCAACAG GTCGACTATAGTCAGTGGGGCCAGTGGAGCCAAGTTTATGGAAACCCACAACAGTATGGACAGTATATGGCCAATGGGTGGCAAGTACCGCCTTATGGAGTATATGGGCAACCATGGAATCAACAAGGATTTGGAGTAGA tcAACCACCTTCTGCTGCTTGGATGGGCGGATTTGGTGCTCAACCTCCCCAGGGACAAGCTCCTCCCCCTGTAATACCTCCTCCTAACCAAGCTGGATATGGTATGGCAAGTTACCAAACACAGTGA